Proteins encoded within one genomic window of Entelurus aequoreus isolate RoL-2023_Sb linkage group LG26, RoL_Eaeq_v1.1, whole genome shotgun sequence:
- the aspn gene encoding asporin → MRVVLLLCLLALGSSSKHYKPVNIMDFMRDYDVMMADSRDDDDDDDDDDDDDDDKNSHYHDYYGNCPIGCHCSPKVVQCSDQGFIDVPAKIPDHTVMIDLQNNDITEIKEDDFKGLDNLYGLFLINNKISKIHPRAFKNMNHLRLLYLSYNMLTEIPANLPPNVIELRFHENRIHKVQSDAFKGLKKLHVLELGANPLANSGIELGAFNGLSSLYIGMSESRLTAIPKDLPTSMTELNLEYNKIIKVEVEDLIRYKSLQRLNLAFNQIKFVENGSLAKVPNIREIHLDNNSLKKVPPGLNSLRYLQVIFLHVNKITSVGINDFCPIRYGIKKNLYSGISLFANPVKYWDIHPATFRCVGGRRGIQLGNFRK, encoded by the exons ATGAGGGTGGTCCTCCTGCTTTGTCTGCTAGCACTGGGCAGCAGTAGCAAACACTACAAGCCAGTCAACATCATGGACTTCATGAGAGACTACGACGTGATGATGGCTGATTCGAGGGACGACGACGATGACGACGACGACGATGACGATGACGACGATGACAAAAACAGCCATTATCATGATTACTATGGCAACTGTCCAATCGGTTGCCATTGCTCACCAAAAGTGGTACAGTGCTCCGATCAAG GCTTCATTGATGTGCCTGCTAAGATTCCTGATCACACCGTGATGATTGACCTCCAAAACAATGACATCACAGAGATCAAGGaggatgactttaaaggcctGGACAACCTTTAT GGCTTGTTCCTGATCAATAACAAGATCTCAAAGATTCACCCCAGGGCCTTCAAAAACATGAATCATCTTCGACTGCTGTACCTGTCCTACAATATGTTGACTGAGATCCCAGCAAATCTGCCTCCCAATGTCATTGAGTTGCGCTTCCATGAAAACAGGATTCACAAGGTTCAGAGCGATGCCTTCAAAGGCCTCAAGAAGCTCCATGTTCTAG aacTGGGAGCCAACCCTCTGGCTAACAGTGGAATTGAACTCGGAGCTTTCAATGGTTTATCTTCCCTCTATATTGGCATGTCTGAGAGCAGGCTAACGGCTATACCCAAAG acCTCCCCACCTCCATGACAGAGCTGAACCTTGAGTACAACAAGATCATTAAGGTGGAAGTCGAAGACCTCATCAGATATAAAAGCCTTCAAAG ACTCAACCTGGCTTTCAACCAAATCAAGTTTGTAGAGAACGGCAGTCTGGCAAAGGTCCCCAACATCCGTGAGATCCACCTGGACAACAACAGTCTGAAAAAGGTCCCACCAGGTCTCAACTCTCTGCGATACCTCCAG GTCATTTTCCTCCATGTCAACAAAATCACAAGTGTGGGAATCAACGATTTCTGTCCCATCAGATACGGCATCAAAAAGAACTTGTACTCAGGCATCAGTCTGTTTGCAAACCCTGTCAAGTACTGGGACATCCACCCAGCCACCTTTCGCTGTGTAGGCGGACGAAGAGGCATTCAGCTCGGAAACTTCAGGAAATAG